The sequence below is a genomic window from Acetivibrio clariflavus DSM 19732.
ATGTGAATCTTTCAATTGAATTGATAGAATTTAAGAATCATAACTCAGGAGTGCACTTGATCAATGTCAACAGTGAGAATTAATGTAAAAAATATTGGGAAATACTGAAATATTATTACTTGCTAAATTCAAAGTAAAGGAGAGAAATCTATGGGCTTTATTAAAGAAAGAGTTGCTTACCTGAAAGGGTTAGCTGAAGGTATGAAAATAAATACTGAAACCAACGAGGGCAAACTGCTGAGTTCAATAATTGATGTTTTGGATGACATGGCACTTGCCATCGATGATATTGAAGAAGTTCAAGAGCAGCTTGGCGAACAGATTGACGATCTGGATGAAGATCTTGCAGAAGTTGAAAAGATTGTTTTTGATTGTGAAGATGATGACGAAGATGATGATATACTTGCAGAAGTAGAGTGCCCGCATTGCGGAGAGATAATCGAGCTTGAAGAAGATATGCTCGATGAAGATGCAGAATCTTTTGAGTGCCCACACTGCGGCAAAGATGTAGTAGTTGAGTGGGACTGTGATTGTGATGATTGTTGTGACCACGATGAGGATGATGACGAATAGTACTTATAAGTAATAAAAGTGTCGCAAACTACTTTTTTAAGTAGTGAGCGGCACTTTTTTATAAATTTGAATGATTACTGCAAATAAATTTGAGCTTTGCCCATATTTGATTAAAAAACTATATCAGACAATTTTTTTCAGTTAAGAATTCCCAATACCTTACCGGCATATTATGTTTTTGCAGTTTGGGATTAATTCTTTCTTTTATGCAAATATTGGTGAAATAGTTTTTCCAGAGTTTTTCATAATTGTCACTGGTGTATGAAATTAACGGTACCATTTCGTCTGAAATATCCGTAAAAATACAGCTTTTTTGGTCATATACTGCGGCATATTTTCTTTTGACATCGTGAATTACCCATTTCTGGTCTGAAAAACGATCTACAAAATGGCCGGATATTAATGGTGTTATATTATGGTCGGGTTTATACTGGGCATAATATATATCATTTTCTAATTGTTTAAATCTCAAAAGTCCAACCATTAAATGACATTCACGGGTAACTTTTTTGGCAGCAGTGTGAATTGCCAAAACTCTATCGTCCGAAAGATACAAGTCTACTTCTTTACCTTTTTTAAATCCCAACCTGACATAATTCAAAATTTTTATTTCAATATCGTTAAGTTCGGATAAATAGGCATGATATACATTTTTTAATGCCTGATGCGATATTTTTTGACCAATGCTGTCATATACTTTGGCGGCTTTTTCAGAGTCGGTTGTTATTTGTATATTTGTATCTAAAAGATTTACTTGTATGTAATCGGAGTAATATATGTGGTCAGGTTGCTCATGCCTGTAATAAGCTTCATATATAGAGGTTAGAAGACCTTCAAAGGAACCGTCGTACAAATAATTAATCATTATATTTCACCTGCCAGACTCATAAATTTGTCTTCCAAGGTGGGTATTTCACCTATGCCGGAGAATAGGGATATTTGCTCCCAATTATCCTGGGATATATGGCTTTTGTCTACAAGTGCCTGGCGGATGTGGGTTTCGTTTAAGCCTATTTTGTTGAAGTACTTGCCCTTGCAAGTTATAAAAAATCTTGCTCTTTTTAGTACAATGCCCAGTTTCTTCAGGTCATCGAAATCCAATTGCTTTACTTTTCTTGCAGCCATAATTTTTTTTACAGAGCGAACACCAACGCCCGGTATGCGAAGGAGCATTTCATAATCGGCTTTATTTATTTCCACCGGAAACAGATGCATATTTCTTAAAGCCCAACAGCATTTCGGATCAAGGGAGGTGTCGAAATTTGGATTTTCTTCATCCAGAAGTTCGCTGCTTTTAAAACCATAGAATCTTAAAAGCCAGTCGGCTTGATACAAGCGATGCTCTCTTAAAAGAGGAGGTTTGCTGATAGCAGGAAGATTGGGATTGGTTGAAACAGGGACATATGCAGAATAATAAACCCTTTTAAGTCCATAGTTTTTATAGAGTCCTTCCGACAGACGCAGAATTTTGAGGTCATGGTCGGGAGTGGCACCTACTATCAGTTGAGTGCTTTGGCCGGCAGGAACAAAATTTGAGGCCGACTTGAAAAATTTTCTGTTATCTTTTGCTTCAGCTATTTTTGAGTTTACAAATTTCATGGGTTTTAAAATGTTTTCACGTTTTTTCTGAGGGGCCAGCAGCTTAAGTCCTTGAGTGGAAGGTAATTCAATATTAAGGCTCATACGGTCCACCAGCTTGCCGGAGGCTTCAATAAGGCTAAGATCTGCACCCGGGATTGCTTTAAGGTGAATATAACCATTGAAGTTGTATTCTTTTCTAAGTATCCGTACCGTTTCATAAAGCTGTTCCATTGTATAATTCGGATTTTTAATTATGGATGAGCTTAAAAACAAACCTTCTATGTAGTTGCGTCTATAAAAATTTATAGTTAGTGCAGCTGCTTCATGGGGAGTGAAAATTGCTCTGGGTATATCATTAGACAATCT
It includes:
- a CDS encoding putative DNA modification/repair radical SAM protein produces the protein MELQKKLEILAAAAKYDVSCSSSGSNRKNSKGGLGNSNPFGICHSWSDDGRCISLLKILFTNYCVYDCAYCVNRLSNDIPRAIFTPHEAAALTINFYRRNYIEGLFLSSSIIKNPNYTMEQLYETVRILRKEYNFNGYIHLKAIPGADLSLIEASGKLVDRMSLNIELPSTQGLKLLAPQKKRENILKPMKFVNSKIAEAKDNRKFFKSASNFVPAGQSTQLIVGATPDHDLKILRLSEGLYKNYGLKRVYYSAYVPVSTNPNLPAISKPPLLREHRLYQADWLLRFYGFKSSELLDEENPNFDTSLDPKCCWALRNMHLFPVEINKADYEMLLRIPGVGVRSVKKIMAARKVKQLDFDDLKKLGIVLKRARFFITCKGKYFNKIGLNETHIRQALVDKSHISQDNWEQISLFSGIGEIPTLEDKFMSLAGEI
- a CDS encoding TIGR03915 family putative DNA repair protein is translated as MINYLYDGSFEGLLTSIYEAYYRHEQPDHIYYSDYIQVNLLDTNIQITTDSEKAAKVYDSIGQKISHQALKNVYHAYLSELNDIEIKILNYVRLGFKKGKEVDLYLSDDRVLAIHTAAKKVTRECHLMVGLLRFKQLENDIYYAQYKPDHNITPLISGHFVDRFSDQKWVIHDVKRKYAAVYDQKSCIFTDISDEMVPLISYTSDNYEKLWKNYFTNICIKERINPKLQKHNMPVRYWEFLTEKNCLI
- a CDS encoding CD1247 N-terminal domain-containing protein translates to MGFIKERVAYLKGLAEGMKINTETNEGKLLSSIIDVLDDMALAIDDIEEVQEQLGEQIDDLDEDLAEVEKIVFDCEDDDEDDDILAEVECPHCGEIIELEEDMLDEDAESFECPHCGKDVVVEWDCDCDDCCDHDEDDDE